From Pseudomonas putida, one genomic window encodes:
- a CDS encoding HAD family hydrolase produces MSIKLITFDLDDTLWDTAPVIASAEIVLRDWLQANAPILGGVPVEHLFAIRERLVQAEPGLKHRISTLRRRVLFHALEEVGYSEKQAQELANEGFEVFLHARHQVEVFPEVQPVLEILRHHYTLGVVTNGNADVSRLGLADYFRFALCAEDLGIGKPDPAPFMEALKRGEAEASAAVHIGDHPGDDIAGAQRAGLRAVWFNPQGKAWAGERAPDAEIQRLSQLPDVLARWR; encoded by the coding sequence ATGAGCATCAAGCTGATCACGTTCGACCTTGACGACACCCTGTGGGATACCGCGCCAGTGATTGCCAGCGCGGAAATCGTGCTGCGCGACTGGCTGCAGGCCAACGCCCCGATACTTGGCGGCGTGCCGGTGGAACACCTGTTCGCCATTCGCGAACGCCTGGTACAGGCCGAGCCAGGCCTCAAGCACCGCATCAGTACCCTGCGCCGGCGTGTGCTGTTCCACGCCCTGGAAGAAGTCGGCTACAGCGAGAAGCAGGCACAAGAACTGGCCAACGAGGGCTTTGAAGTGTTCCTGCATGCACGCCATCAGGTCGAAGTATTCCCTGAAGTGCAGCCGGTGCTGGAGATTCTGCGCCATCACTACACCTTGGGCGTGGTCACCAACGGCAACGCCGATGTAAGCCGTCTGGGGCTGGCGGATTACTTCCGCTTTGCCCTGTGTGCAGAGGACCTGGGCATCGGCAAGCCAGACCCGGCGCCGTTCATGGAAGCACTCAAGCGTGGCGAGGCTGAAGCCAGTGCGGCGGTGCATATTGGTGATCACCCAGGCGACGACATCGCCGGGGCCCAGCGTGCCGGTTTGCGCGCCGTCTGGTTCAACCCGCAGGGTAAGGCCTGGGCGGGCGAGCGGGCGCCGGATGCCGAGATCCAGCGCTTGTCCCAGCTGCCCGACGTGCTCGCGCGCTGGCGCTGA
- the xerC gene encoding tyrosine recombinase XerC: MERQLEAYCAHLRNERQVSEHTLLAYRRDLQKVIEYCNTQGIAGWGALQIQQLRQLIARQHHHGQSSRSLARLLSAVRGLYRYLNREGLCQHDPASGLSAPKGERRLPKVLDTDRALQLLDGGVDDDFIARRDQAILELFYSSGLRLSELTNLDLEHLDLAAGLVQVLGKGGKARVLPVGRKAREAMQQWLRLRGIGGPRDGAVFISRQGNRLGPRAIQMRVKAAGERELGQHLHPHMLRHSFASHVLESSQDLRAVQEMLGHADISTTQIYTHLDFQHLAAVYDSAHPRAKRSKGTDS, translated from the coding sequence ATGGAACGCCAGCTGGAGGCTTATTGCGCTCACCTGCGCAACGAGCGCCAAGTGTCCGAACACACGCTGCTGGCCTACCGTCGCGACCTCCAGAAGGTCATCGAATACTGCAACACCCAAGGCATCGCTGGCTGGGGCGCATTACAGATCCAGCAACTGCGCCAACTGATCGCCCGCCAGCATCATCATGGGCAGTCCTCGCGCAGCCTGGCGCGGCTGCTGTCGGCGGTACGCGGGCTGTATCGCTACCTGAACCGTGAAGGCCTTTGCCAGCACGACCCTGCCAGCGGCCTGAGCGCGCCCAAAGGCGAGCGCCGGCTGCCCAAGGTGCTGGACACCGACCGCGCCCTGCAACTGCTCGACGGCGGCGTGGACGACGACTTCATCGCCCGCCGCGACCAGGCGATCCTCGAACTGTTCTATTCCTCTGGCCTGCGCCTGTCCGAGCTGACCAACCTCGACCTCGAACACCTGGACCTTGCCGCCGGCCTGGTACAAGTGCTCGGCAAGGGTGGCAAGGCGCGCGTGCTGCCTGTGGGCCGCAAGGCGCGCGAGGCCATGCAGCAATGGTTGCGACTGCGCGGTATCGGCGGCCCGCGTGACGGCGCCGTGTTCATCAGCCGCCAAGGCAACCGCCTCGGGCCACGGGCTATCCAGATGCGGGTCAAGGCAGCCGGTGAGCGCGAACTGGGCCAGCACCTGCACCCGCACATGCTTCGCCATTCATTCGCCAGCCATGTGCTGGAATCGTCCCAGGACCTGCGGGCGGTGCAGGAAATGCTCGGCCATGCCGACATCAGCACCACACAGATCTACACCCACCTGGACTTCCAGCACCTGGCCGCGGTGTACGACAGCGCCCACCCACGGGCCAAACGCAGCAAAGGCACAGACTCATGA
- a CDS encoding DUF484 family protein codes for MTDQPKVVPQQSSELDAEAVVAYLRAHPTFFAEHDELLVEQRIPHQRGDSVSLVERQLKLLRDRNIEMRHRLSQLMDVARDNDRLFDKTRRLILDLLDAGSLEEVVMAVEDSLRQEFQVPFVSLILFGDHAAPVGRWASNAEAQQAIGGLLGGGKTVSGNLREHELVFLFGEQQHQEVGSSAVAALEYQGLHGVLAIGSRDPQHYKSSVGTLFLGYIAEVLARVVPRVTQPLRPVR; via the coding sequence ATGACCGATCAGCCCAAGGTTGTACCCCAGCAGTCCAGTGAGCTCGATGCCGAAGCGGTGGTCGCCTACCTGCGCGCCCACCCGACCTTCTTCGCCGAACACGATGAACTGTTGGTCGAGCAGCGTATCCCTCACCAGCGTGGCGACAGCGTGTCGCTGGTGGAGCGCCAGCTCAAACTGCTGCGCGATCGCAACATCGAGATGCGCCATCGCCTGTCGCAACTGATGGACGTGGCCAGGGACAACGACCGGTTGTTCGACAAGACGCGCCGGCTGATCCTTGACCTGCTCGATGCCGGCAGCCTGGAAGAAGTGGTCATGGCGGTCGAAGACAGCCTGCGCCAGGAGTTCCAGGTACCGTTCGTCAGCCTGATCCTGTTCGGTGACCATGCAGCGCCGGTCGGCCGTTGGGCCAGCAATGCCGAGGCCCAACAGGCCATCGGCGGCCTGCTGGGCGGTGGCAAGACAGTCAGTGGCAACCTGCGTGAGCACGAACTGGTGTTCCTGTTCGGTGAGCAGCAGCACCAGGAAGTGGGCTCCAGCGCCGTCGCTGCCCTGGAGTACCAAGGGTTGCACGGCGTGCTGGCGATCGGCAGCCGCGACCCGCAACACTACAAAAGCAGCGTCGGCACCCTGTTCCTTGGCTACATCGCCGAAGTGCTCGCCCGCGTGGTCCCACGGGTGACCCAGCCCCTGCGCCCGGTGCGCTGA